A genomic segment from Bacillus cereus G9842 encodes:
- the racA gene encoding chromosome-anchoring protein RacA, giving the protein MEYKTPFIAKKLGVSPKAVVRIAQQLNLTIEKNKYGHFIFTQDDVDQMLEHHLFQIEQSQNPQPTQKASSNEVEELKTQVNTIVQNISSNDFEQLANQLNTITRRLDRMEEQMQDKANDVVTYQLLQHRREMEEMLERIQKLEAALTKEEPIYITPDSKPTYEREKKPKRRKMIFSIFGL; this is encoded by the coding sequence TTGGAATATAAAACACCATTTATCGCAAAAAAATTAGGTGTTAGCCCAAAGGCTGTTGTCCGGATCGCGCAACAATTAAATCTTACGATAGAAAAAAACAAATATGGCCACTTTATTTTCACACAAGATGATGTCGATCAAATGTTAGAACACCATCTATTTCAAATAGAGCAGTCTCAAAATCCTCAACCTACTCAAAAGGCTTCCTCAAATGAGGTTGAAGAATTAAAAACTCAAGTCAATACAATTGTTCAAAACATATCATCGAATGATTTTGAGCAATTAGCTAATCAATTAAACACTATTACAAGAAGGCTCGATCGAATGGAAGAACAAATGCAAGATAAGGCAAATGATGTCGTCACGTACCAACTTTTACAACACCGTCGTGAAATGGAGGAAATGTTAGAGCGAATTCAAAAGTTAGAAGCTGCGCTAACGAAAGAAGAACCCATTTATATTACTCCTGATTCAAAACCAACATACGAACGAGAAAAGAAACCGAAGCGCCGCAAAATGATTTTTAGTATATTTGGATTATAA